One genomic region from uncultured Fusobacterium sp. encodes:
- a CDS encoding DUF58 domain-containing protein — protein MSRTELLKKIKKIEIASSILANELFTGNYRSYFKGNGMEFSDIRRYSPGDDVKKIDWKVSARQRKTYVKEFTEERELSIYLMIDISNSNNFFAKKDLISQLAGSLAFSAIKNGDKVGAIFFTDRIEKVIPAKKGRNQSLIILDDLLTYQPTGKKTDIKSALEFFNKIVKRRAILFLISDFIDKDYEKTMAIIKQKHDLIPIRIADKKYDTLPEGAIFNMVDSESGESIIIENFKKNIDISQNISKTILTLYTDDNYVTVLSNFFKRRRRR, from the coding sequence ATGAGTAGAACTGAACTTTTAAAAAAGATTAAAAAAATAGAGATTGCCTCATCTATTCTAGCTAATGAACTTTTTACAGGTAACTATCGTTCATATTTTAAAGGAAATGGAATGGAGTTTTCAGATATTAGAAGATACTCTCCTGGAGATGATGTAAAAAAAATAGATTGGAAAGTATCAGCTAGGCAGAGAAAAACCTATGTAAAAGAGTTTACAGAGGAGAGAGAACTTTCAATTTATTTGATGATTGATATTTCTAACTCTAATAATTTCTTTGCTAAAAAAGATTTGATATCTCAATTAGCTGGAAGCTTAGCTTTTAGTGCTATTAAAAATGGTGATAAAGTTGGGGCTATATTTTTTACAGATAGAATAGAAAAGGTTATTCCTGCTAAAAAGGGAAGAAATCAATCTTTAATTATTCTTGACGATCTTTTAACTTATCAACCTACAGGAAAGAAAACTGATATCAAATCAGCATTGGAGTTTTTCAATAAAATTGTTAAAAGAAGAGCAATCCTTTTTTTAATATCTGACTTTATAGATAAAGACTATGAAAAAACAATGGCTATAATTAAACAGAAACATGATCTGATACCTATTAGAATAGCTGATAAAAAATATGATACTCTTCCAGAGGGAGCAATTTTTAATATGGTAGATTCTGAAAGTGGAGAAAGCATAATTATTGAAAACTTTAAAAAGAATATAGATATTTCCCAAAATATATCTAAAACTATTTTGACTCTCTATACTGATGATAATTATGTAACTGTACTTTCAAACTTTTTTAAAAGGAGGAGAAGAAGATGA